In Vitis riparia cultivar Riparia Gloire de Montpellier isolate 1030 chromosome 19, EGFV_Vit.rip_1.0, whole genome shotgun sequence, the following proteins share a genomic window:
- the LOC117909039 gene encoding precursor of CEP14: MAKSSSSVPLIFILVLVLSISALDARKLLSMEKKGGVSSMEESLILPSLPKGSTPPSSPSDKGYAMVNINGRLFSIHLPSIKDRMLGESVPSPGIGH; the protein is encoded by the coding sequence ATGGCTAAGTCAAGCTCTTCAGTTCCCCTAATCTTCATTCTTGTACTGGTGCTCTCCATTTCTGCTTTAGATGCAAGGAAGTTGTTGAGCATGGAGAAGAAAGGAGGGGTTTCTTCTATGGAGGAGAGTCTGATCCTACCTTCTCTTCCCAAGGGTTCTACACCACCTTCTTCTCCTAGTGATAAAGGTTATGCAATGGTCAATATCAATGGGAGGCTCTTCAGTATCCATCTTCCCAGCATTAAAGATAGGATGCTAGGAGAGTCTGTCCCAAGTCCAGGAATTGGACATTAG
- the LOC117909043 gene encoding uncharacterized protein LOC117909043, whose translation MATLSSISPIFILVLVFSTPTFEARKMLRLKKGEVSSMEESLELASFLPKVPKPASSSSSDDEGHARVVSINGRFFTLHLPSINDHRIREEAIPSPGVGHHRILEESIPSPGVGHQRILEESIPSPGVGHHRILEESVPSPGVGHHTH comes from the coding sequence ATGGCTACGTTAAGCTCAATTTCTCCTATCTTCATTCTTGTACTGGTCTTCTCTACTCCAACTTTTGAAGCAAGAAAGATGCTGAGATTGAAGAAGGGAGAGGTCTCCTCAATGGAGGAGAGTTTGGAGCTAGCTTCTTTCCTTCCCAAAGTCCCTAAACccgcttcttcttcttcaagtgATGACGAAGGTCATGCACGGGTGGTCAGTATCAATGGGAGATTCTTCACTCTTCATCTACCAAGCATTAATGATCATAGGATACGCGAAGAGGCTATACCAAGTCCTGGAGTTGGTCATCACAGGATACTCGAAGAGTCCATACCAAGCCCTGGAGTTGGTCATCAAAGGATACTCGAAGAGTCCATACCAAGCCCTGGAGTTGGTCATCATAGGATACTAGAAGAATCTGTACCAAGTCCTGGAGTTGGTCATCACACGCATTAG
- the LOC117909037 gene encoding G-type lectin S-receptor-like serine/threonine-protein kinase SD2-5, producing the protein MAIAGVKRAIQLLVLFLSPLILNAYFSNHPSVNVPTSWQNFYNSDRGSWKFNDNTHVRPILALDLNGQPSFGFGFLRNGTTNAFYLVTLKIAIRPNSSFSDYGPPPVVLWSANPNRPVEENGTLELTVNGKLVLTDVDGTPVWSANTSGAFVTGMNLSLGGNLKLVNGSGSVVWQSYRFPTNTWLPEQRLRIGRNLTASVSMSNLSSGMFYLSIIRGGINAYIKSVPPQLYKTLLRFHANNATPLRFGIGSLTLSGNYVTYNQIEKGDFQFMRMEPDGHLNVYQLIDGYKETLYSDLLKDEHYGDCAYPTVCGNYGVCFEGQCSCAGGGSSIYFRQLNATAASFGCREVTPLSCPDAQLHTFLEVMNVTCFNFAPQLSNIDAESCRSECLKNCSCKAAMFRYQDNTSIGTCYLPTQIFSLMAIRKEVFNYNALAFIKVQRSTHKKSKSSLVSVLVPSILAPLVCFAFFISVCYCYVMQKGRKNIEGKLRENSEDESSIHLFNEMKKFSFEDLSNATQEFGVKLGGGGFGDVFEGMLGDGTRVAVKRLGSRVGQGRKEFLAEVKTIGSIHHFNLVRLVGYCAERSNRLLVYEFMCNGSLDKWIFNQDQEQTLNWETRKKIIHGIAEGLKYLHVHCNPNIIHFDIKPQNILLDEKFNVKISDFGLAKLISRDQSDVTTVAKGTPGYMAPEFIRGRNFSAKIDVYSFGILILEIIGGRKNRDSSQVDYLIDMVKVKAEEGQLSDLVDDRNEDMQCHKEEAVKLLRIGISCLQTDHHKRPSVSQVIHVLEGSMDVEPITDYSFLSMFPMDSPLEANRAVSPPLIASVLSGPR; encoded by the coding sequence atggcTATTGCTGGTGTGAAGAGGGCTATTCAGCTTCTAGTCCTCTTTCTAAGCCCTTTGATTCTAAATGCCTATTTCAGCAACCACCCATCGGTGAATGTCCCTACTTCATGGCAAAATTTTTACAACAGTGATAGAGGAAGCTGGAAATTCAATGATAATACTCATGTGAGGCCCATCCTTGCACTCGATCTCAATGGCCAACCCagttttggttttggatttCTCAGAAATGGTACTACCAATGCATTCTATCTTGTTACTCTTAAAATTGCAATAAGACCCAATTCCTCATTCAGCGATTACGGTCCTCCCCCAGTTGTTCTTTGGTCTGCCAACCCGAATCGTCCAGTTGAAGAGAATGGCACTCTTGAACTAACTGTGAACGGAAAGTTGGTTTTAACAGATGTGGATGGTACTCCTGTATGGTCTGCCAACACCTCGGGCGCCTTTGTTACTGGAATGAACTTATCACTTGGAGGAAACTTGAAGCTTGTTAATGGTAGCGGGTCTGTTGTCTGGCAGTCCTACCGTTTCCCAACCAACACATGGCTCCCTGAACAACGGCTACGTATTGGAAGGAACTTAACTGCCAGTGTTTCCATGTCCAATTTGTCCAGTGGTATGTTCTACCTCTCAATAATTCGCGGTGGCATCAACGCCTATATCAAGTCCGTGCCTCCACAGCTTTACAAAACTCTCCTTCGTTTTCATGCTAATAATGCCACACCTCTTCGCTTTGGGATTGGATCTCTCACCCTCTCTGGCAACTATGTGACCTATAACCAGATTGAGAAAGGAGATTTTCAGTTCATGAGGATGGAGCCTGATGGGCATTTAAATGTTTATCAACTTATTGATGGTTATAAGGAAACATTGTACTCTGATCTACTGAAAGATGAGCACTATGGCGACTGTGCTTATCCCACGGTGTGTGGTAACTATGGCGTTTGCTTTGAAGGACAGTGCAGCTGTGCTGGAGGTGGAAGTTCGATTTATTTTCGGCAGTTAAACGCTACCGCAGCCAGTTTTGGGTGCAGGGAAGTTACCCCTTTGTCTTGTCCAGATGCCCAGCTTCACACTTTTCTCGAGGTCATGAATGTTACTTGTTTCAACTTTGCCCCCCAGCTTTCCAATATAGATGCAGAGAGCTGCAGGAGTGAATGCTTGAAAAATTGTTCATGCAAGGCAGCAATGTTTCGCTACCAAGACAATACCTCAATTGGTACATGTTATTTACCTACTCAGATCTTTTCACTGATGGCCATAAGGAAGGAAGTATTCAATTATAATGCCTTGGCATTCATCAAGGTACAGAGATCAACGCACAAGAAGAGCAAGTCATCTCTGGTTTCAGTATTGGTACCCTCTATTCTGGCACCCTTAGTGTGCTTTGCTTTTTTCATTAGCGTGTGCTACTGTTATGTAATgcagaaaggaagaaaaaatatcGAGGGAAAACTGAGGGAGAACTCTGAAGATGAATCCtctattcatttattcaatGAGATGAAGAAATTCTCTTTTGAAGATCTAAGCAATGCCACACAGGAGTTTGGGGTAAAGCTTGGTGGGGGCGGGTTCGGGGATGTGTTTGAAGGAATGTTGGGAGATGGGACGAGAGTTGCAGTGAAACGCCTAGGCTCCCGTGTGGGTCAAGGAAGAAAAGAATTCTTGGCTGAGGTGAAGACGATAGGCAGCATTCACCATTTCAATCTTGTGAGACTGGTTGGATACTGTGCAGAGAGATCAAACAGGCTTCTAGTTTATGAGTTCATGTGTAATGGATCTTTGGATAAATGGATCTTCAACCAAGACCAAGAACAAACCCTCAACTGGGAAACTAGAAAAAAGATCATCCATGGCATTGCAGAAGGCCTTAAATATCTCCATGTTCATTGCAATCCAAATATAATTCACTTCGATATCAAGCCTCAAAACATTCTTCTTGATGAGAAGTTCAATGTGAAGATTTCTGATTTTGGATTAGCCAAATTGATTTCCAGGGACCAGAGCGATGTGACAACCGTAGCAAAGGGAACTCCAGGGTATATGGCTCCTGAGTTTATTCGAGGCAGAAATTTTTCAGCAAAGATAGATGTCTACAGCTTTGGAATTTTGATCTTGGAGATTATCGGTGGACGAAAAAATCGGGACTCCTCTCAAGTTGACTACCTGATCGATATGGTGAAGGTGAAGGCAGAAGAGGGTCAACTGTCTGATCTAGTAGACGATCGAAATGAAGATATGCAGTGCCACAAAGAAGAAGCTGTGAAGTTGCTGAGGATTGGCATCTCCTGTTTACAGACTGATCACCATAAAAGGCCTTCAGTGTCTCAGGTGATACATGTTTTGGAGGGTTCTATGGACGTTGAACCTATCACTGACTATAGCTTTTTGTCAATGTTTCCCATGGATTCTCCACTAGAAGCCAATCGAGCTGTCTCACCCCCTCTCATTGCATCAGTCCTATCAGGACCAAGATGA
- the LOC117909040 gene encoding uncharacterized protein LOC117909040, with the protein MATLSSISLIFILVLVFSTPTFEARKMLSLKKGEVSSMEESLELASFLPKVPKPASSSSSSDDEGHARVVNINGRFFTLHLPSINDHRILEEAIPSPGVGHHRILEESIPSPGVGHHRILEESIPSPEVGHHRILKESVPSPGVGHHKH; encoded by the coding sequence ATGGCTACGTTAAGCTCAATTTCTCTTATCTTCATTCTTGTACTGGTCTTCTCTACTCCAACTTTTGAAGCAAGAAAGATGCTGAGCTTGAAGAAGGGAGAGGTCTCCTCAATGGAGGAGAGTTTGGAGCTAGCTTCTTTCCTTCCCAAAGTCCCTAAACccgcttcttcttcttcttcaagtgATGACGAAGGTCATGCACGGGTGGTCAATATCAATGGGAGATTCTTCACTCTTCATCTACCAAGCATTAATGATCATAGGATACTCGAAGAGGCTATACCAAGTCCTGGAGTTGGTCATCACAGGATACTCGAAGAGTCCATACCAAGCCCTGGAGTTGGTCATCACAGGATACTCGAAGAGTCCATACCAAGCCCTGAAGTTGGTCATCATAGGATACTCAAAGAATCTGTACCAAGTCCTGGAGTTGGTCATCATAAGCATTAG